TTCTTGGAGTTACACAGTTCTTCCCAAGTTTTGGAGATGTTTTCCGAAGTTTTTCCGCAGTAGCGGTGATTATGAAGCTTGACTTTGTTTAGGTCTATAAATCGTTGAAACGGCACATGCCGTTTCTCTGTATATGTTAAAATTCAAGGAGGACGTTCTTGAGCACCGGAGACGCTGTTATATTAGGTGTTTCTCAAGAAAAGCTAGAGAAATGTTTTCGTCGCCACAGCACAGTGAAGTGCAGACACAATGCAGACAGTTAGCTAGCGGCTTCCCTTGGTGGTAGCACACCAAGTCACGAATGCTTCGGGTACACTTTACCGTGGAGAGGGTCgcaatatgtatatatatcttaAATATCGAAGTATCGTGTTTTTCTCCAGCCTTTTTATATTCTCGTTGCTGTCCCGATGTAACAAGGCGCACCGGTGTATTGGAGGACACATCTGGAAACCAGTCTTGTTATAACGGCACTGCTCTGAATACATCATGGCACACAACATCTTCTTTCCCTGAGAAACATAGGGTGAGTTGCTCAGTGGTAAAAAGTCAATGGTATTTGTTTAGCTGTCAGCTAGAAATTAAATTTATGAACCAATAGATTGACTCACATcatcacaataaataaataaataaacaaaccgTTCTTTCGTAACAAATccttggttttgtttgtttgttgttgtttttttgttttcgtttttACAGTTGCAGTCATAAGTTTACATCCACTCATCATGAGCTTGACTTtcatggtaatttggggcttttcaTGATTTCTATGAActggtggaatgattgtacccCTCCATCTTCAAtggctctaaaaaaaaaaactgtgtgcacaagtttgaatttatgttggattttctctaatccttCTCCTTGGTGATCATGACTGACTACAACTGTTAGTTTCTTTTTAACACcataaaaaggatttgtttgatAACACTCATGGATTGATCAGTGCTCAGAACAATGGGAAAGTCCAAGGGACTCAGTGAAGATCTGAAAAGGAGAATTCTACCAAATCATTAAATATGTATGCAACACATGTATGCCAATATTCCACCCTTTAAAAAGAGCAgtgaaaataaatcattaaaaattaCCATGACAATCACTATCATGATGAGTGCATGTAAACCTCTGACCATAACTGCTGGCCATAACATAATTACATATTTAATATAATACATGTGTACCTCTTAATGCTCTTATCCCATCAGATCCTTGCCAGTATGGATTCAATACAACATGACCCAGGCGGAAAATCAGCAGACCCATTACTTAGAAAGGATGGTTTGTGCTTTTTCTTAGCCAATaacacagaaaataacttttaaaataatgaaataatatgcTGATTCAACTGTACATTACTCCATGATGTGAAAAATAATGTTTGGTTGTGCTTTTTTTGCCCACTTGTTGTTCATTTGAGTGTAAATTTCCATAATGAACGCTGTAATAGTTTTGCTTGGAGAATGTGTGATATATCAGGCTCTCTTTCAGCTTTTGTGGCTGCTTTTTTCAAGCTGTTCAAGCACCATGTATACACATTTACCTGACAGGTACAGTGGAAATTGGTGAGGCTAAAGCATTTTTCGGGAGGGGCCCTCTCGCTTCTTCAGCTCCTGCTGGTCCGTGGGGACACTCTTTTTACTCTTCATTTCCCTATGTATCAAATGGCTTGCACCTCAGGAACAGCAGAAGCACCCTCACCAGATACAACCTGGGCCACTCGCTGCCTCAGGTATGTTTCTACATGATTATTACTGAACTATtccgaaaaaaaaaaatcaaaggaaagGATTATTGTGTTGGAAGAAACtaaatatatattgttttgtttttgtttttttaaaataatcctgCAGGTTCAGAGTGTGGTGCCTCCAGCTGCATTTGGGGTAAAATTTCACAAGTGTGCACAGGTACAGCAACAATATTGAAAGAATTTAAAACCCTTTGATAGATGCACATTTAATGAACCAGTTAACCtgatataaatttatttttcaaTCATGTGACCAAGGTGAAGCTTGACACTGATCCCCCTCAGTTGACATTCTTTCTGCTGGTTCGCAACGTGGGCCCTGTGGGTGGCACCAACCTATCTCAGGTGGCTATCCGGGACTCGATTTCAGGATTAGTACCTCTAAAATCTGAAGGCAGGGTTGTGGAAAGAGGCTACCAGACATTTGCCATTGATTCGTTGTTGGGTATGTTTGGGAATGAGGATGTTTAAGAAGATTATTTTTAGCCAGAATATGTCTGCATACTGCTTCGGCAGTTGATATGTTTATTTTGCTCACTTAGCTGGATCTCAAGCTGTTCTCAATTATACTGCTCACGTAAGGAGTCAAAAGAGCGAAGTCCTTGACCTTCCAGCTTTTCTCACCTTCTCTAATGCCTCACAGGTACTTTTTTCAATCTTCCTAATTGGCAACACTGTCAAACCAAAGCTTTCTAGATCCTAATTTGCAGGATAATAAGGTCATTTCCAGCCCTGTTAGCCTAgttgtttatttctttcttgGTTCCACAGAATGATGTCAGCATGTTTGGCCCATTAACGGCTAATCTAACGCTGAGGATGAATTCCACAGACAGGGTAAGTTTGGGGCAGCGCCTTAATGTGTAACAAAATCTACATGACAGCATAAGTTGTTTATTGTTGTCATTTCTTCAGTGTTATATTTATCGTGTTCATAAAAGGGACTTAATTGTAAGTGTGACATATATGTCTCTCTTTTAGATCTATCCTAACCACGGTGTTCATTTTGCTGGATTTGTTGCTGGGTTCTTTGTCACCATGGTGCTGATGTTGCTGGGGTTTCTGGCCATAAATGTGATAGGCCTCAGGACTAGACTGAATCTTCTTCAAAAAAGGGTATCACAAGTTCATCTCTTAAACCTAATGATAAAGTTTAATATTGACAATGAACAATTTAAATGCAGTTGCTATAACAATGCTTAATGCTTATTGCAATATATTTCATTTGCATAGTAATGTCTGTAtatgttcttttgttttgttcttcatCTTCATTATGCCATATGGTGTTTCTTTTGCTTCAGAGAAACAGAAGTGATTCAGACCCTGAGTTTGCAGATTCCAACCTGAGTGAGACAGTCAAGGATGAGGCAACATTTGAAGACAAGATTGTGGACACCATGGTTCTGGAGGATCCACAGAACATGTACAGAGCTTTGGAAAAGTGAGTAGATCAGCCCAGTATGACCTAATTTCCATTAATGGAACAATACCAAAAACCAGTtagcacaaaaagacaaaaaataagcAAATGTGCAAATGAATCGTTAATTGTGTTACTGTAAAATTGTTCCTTTTTCTACATTATATCAAAATCAATACCTGCAATATACCACCTTATTCTGTTTATCGTGTGTTTTATCTCTTTAGTCTTGAAGTGTCTTCACTGCTACATGCCACCAATAACCTGGAAGCCGTCCGGATTCAGATTTACAAGGACGTGATGTCCTCCTTGCTTGCCAGACTTCAATCTCAGGGCCAGGCAAGTGCTCAAGCCCAGGAGAGGCTGCTTAGTGTGCTTCACGGGCAGCTGCTAGGCATGGAGGGACGGCTCAAGGAGGAGCGAGGGGCTCGCATGGTTGCCTTGGCTGGTCAGTGTAACCTGGAGACTCGGGAAGAAATGGAAGCAGAGCACTGCAGAGAGGCTGCTGAGAAGGCCCAGGCTGAGCTGCTGTGTCAACATGCAGATCAACAGGTAGTAACAATCTGTTTTTGCATTGTTAACTTTGCCAAGGATGTTAGCATTTTGGGATTACACAAAAACTACTAGGTCAGTGTTTATGAAATTGGGCAAAGGAAGAAATCTGTTCTGAATCAAGGTGTGTAtactagttttgtttttaacagttcAGTCACACTGGCAGCTCGTGTAGCTCCATAGTGTAGAAGGATGTAGGGCAGCTGCCATAAAACTGCCAACTCAAACATGCTGTGATGGGGGACCTCAGCCATCAAAGGCTGACTGAAATGTAATCCTTAAACCACTATGGCAAAGGCACCTTTGCAAGTACAACATCTGTTTCAGGATAAATAGTTTCTATCAATATGATTTAACTTTCACAACTTTAAGATTAATTTTGAAATCTTGAAATTTCAGGAACTTCTTCAGTGTAGTGTCCTTCTGGAGAAGCTGCACAAGTTGAGCCAAGGTCAACTTCAACGCATCTTATTGGTTCGTCATGAAGAGGCCTCAGCGAAGCTCCAGAGGCAGATCATTGAGTGGCGACGGGTGGAGCTGCACAAGATTTTCTCAGAGGAACTGGAGGAGGCCACCAGGATGGGAGAGTTGGAGAAGAGCACAGCCAAGAATCTCCAGCACGAATACTTTACTTGTCAGGTGAACAGTCAGAGCCTGTTGAGTTGGGTTATCATTTAATTGTCATGCCTGTTTAGAGAAAAATGTTGTGATATGCATACATTTGCACTTGTGGTGAAACATTAAgatgaaacacaaagaatgggAATAGCGATTATTTATAAAgttgttgtttggtttttgtttgtttttatccaggATCAGCTAGAGGAGGTGCTGGATGTAGTCCTCGCCAATCTGCGCTATGTGCTAGCTGAACGCAGCGCACAGAGGAAGTTCCTGGTGCACAGCCTCCACAGTCTTAACAGCTTGATTTCTGACACTTTCTCCAGCACCTCCAGCAACTTGGACAGCTGGTTCACTTACATCAGGGGGTTGGTGCTAattttataaaaacacaaatgttcCTGCgtcttaataaaaaaataactgaaacatGTCTGGTAATTATGTGAAatatacaaaacaaaatatgCAGTGTGTAAAAGTTCAGGGATATAAACGCTctagtgtttttaaaaatcttgttGATATCTACAAATACAAGTCCACTATGCTACAGTTGTTTCACTGTGGTACTCTGCTCCCTTCTCCACCAGAGGGAGCAAACTGCCTGCAGAGCAGATTGACCAGCTGCAGGAGAAGGCTCAGAAAGAGCTGGTTATGCTGAGACAGAGACTGGATGAGGCACTGAAGCAGGAGAGGAGAGCCATGCATTGCGGACTGATTAAGAAGAGGAGGGAGCTCATATCTGACATGGTTAGCAGAAGTGGATATACACAGGCCTCTTTTGCAAGGTATTTTCGTTTGAAAAattaaatccttttttttgCCTTGTCCAGGTGAGGGtccacaaacagagacagaaggACCTGTCGAACATGTGCAAGGGTCTGGAGGGAGGGATAGAGGTAGGACAGCATCTGCACTGTTGGCAGAATTTACTGACAGCTCACAGCTTGGAGCTAGCAGAGCTTATCAACAACCTGGATGAGGAAGCTGCTGCAGACATCCGCAAGGTGCCACACTCAGACTTCACATCACTTTGTGTGTCAATTTTCTCATGTGAGATGTGAAGTTGCACAAATATGAAGTGAGGTTGATCTCATACCTGTTCTTTAGGTCACCATGCGTGTGATCCAGGGTGCCATAGCAGACATCAAAGCCATCCAGCCTTCTGCAGCTCAGGCTGTATTAGCCCTCTTGCCTCCAGGAGAGCAAGACTTTCTGCTGCAGATGGAACCAGGGCAAGGATCAGGACAGGGAGCGAGTGCTCTCCTGGTGGGTCAGGAAAGACTGCACCAGGAAGGCAAGGCAGCCTTGCGTATCCTCAGCTCCACCAGGGAGGCTCTGAAGGAAGCCATGGAGAAAGAGCTACAGGAGCAAAAGGCACTTAGGACACGCTGCAAAGAGTTCTTCAGGTCAGTGAGGCATTTTTACTGATTTCAGAAACTAAAGATTGTGTATGCGGTCCCAGTAGAAGATGGAAAATcaaataaagaaacaacaaactGGATCCACAAGTTTAGGATGTTAGCTGGTGGGAATTCTTAAAGCAGCTGCAATGGTAGGAGATGCCACACACTGTTTACTTCCAAGGaacttttttttatcttttataaataatatttacattgGATAATGGTACCCAGTAAGTTTAGAAGAGTCAAACTGGTTCACCTGtcacttttctcttttcctttctgtcataggtgtttgtgtttgtcccaGCTAACTCTGTCTGAAGATGACAGGCTAAAGATGAAACTGGAGTTTCAGaaatgtctctctgtgataGATCGCTGTCTGGTGATGCCACACGCTGTCGCCAGAACTAAACTTCTGTGTGCTCTGGCAGCTTGGAGGAAGGAGAGCGAGAAACAGATGGTGCGTATATAATCACATGTTActcagttcattttaaatgcTCTTAAAATGTTGCTATATAGAATTACATATTCATTTCATAGTTTGAAAATAAAGTTCCTGCTACCCTGAATTAGAAAGTGGttaaaaggatggatggattgggTGGGGGGCTTTTTGCTGCCTTATTCACTAAACTTAAAATTAAATCAACAATGCCGTCATAGATTTCTCCCTCACTTCTTTTAAAAGGCATTAGCTAAAGTAGTATGGCTAAACAATTTAGCTTCTTTGCACTGCAGTTTTTCAACTGCAGGCAATGCTCTGAATTAAATTTCCCTGGGAAACGCTGATCAAAGCATGCATCGTTTTATGGAGGCATGTAATGTTGTGGTAAAGCAAGTACTCATCTCATTTTCATCACCAGGCCTTTATGCATTCTGGTATTGATAAGTTCTTTTGAGTCAGTTCATGACATTTTTCCCgtgggaatttttttttccatgtttatTCAGTATGCATTAATatcttcttgtttttaaatctctttataATATTCTTAAGGTAACTCAAAGTAAGAAACTGATCCCCATTAAGCTACAGCTAGAGATAATGatgcttttaatgttttctcATATGAATAAGAAATTTAGAGCGGCTACGGCCAGTGGAAAACCACACTGCTGTAATCCTCAATTGTGTGGCTGCtggatgagtgtacattgttATTGTGAAACTATAAAGGGGATCCACAGAGTGGCTTCATTTCTGATCACATCATGACAGTGAGCTTGGAGTTCTTTCCCAACCACCTTCTGGATTCTGTGGCTTTTTGCAGATGAATACACAATCCAAGGGGAAAACCAGTGAGGCCAGACAGAAAGCAGACACATCCGACCTGCGGCTTTTCCAGAAAAAGCTTAAGGATAGGATTCAACTATAtgagagggagaaggagatgGAGAGCAGTATAATGAGCAAGGTATAGCTGTTTCCTAAAACCTTGACAATAATTGATTTTTAAGTTGATTTATTATCATCCTGTATTTTTACAGCGTGTCAAAGTGATCCAGGAAATTCACAGAGCAAAGAAAACCATAAGTCTTGAAGACAGTTTGAGTTTAACATCAAAATTGTGCATCAGTAGGTTTTGAGTTTATACCAGATGACTGAAAATCATCCGTTCTCAATATGGCAGGTGTTGGAGGAGATGAAGTATGAGAGAGAAGATGATCTGCACTCTCAGGCAGACAGCCTGGCTGTGCAAATGGCTGTCATCCATTACCAGAAGGCTGAGAGGCGAAGCAAAGTTTTGGAGACCTGCAGAGCAATGCTGACTCTCCATAGCCTGCTTGTTCAACAGCTCAAAGAAAGGAAACATTTGGAGAGACAAGACATGGCTCAGAGTATACAAAGCCACTGCTTGGTAGGTAGTATCTGACTTGTGTGTGGTGGCTCCTTCTCTCCTGAAGCCTATAAGTTTTCATTCTGtgaagtttttcatttttatctttaatttttgGGTTTCTTCTGAGACATGGTTATTTGAAGGTCACTTTGACTTTTGCCACAGGGCCTAGAGGAAGCAGAGCAACAGCTTCAGGAGGAAAGAACAGAGTTGGACAGCCTGCAAATGTCTCAGCCCGCTTTAAAGTCAAGTAAAACACATCAGGAGGACTCTGGTGTGGGAGATGAGAACCGTGAGCAAGAAACCGTGTTTCAGTTGCAGACAGATTGCAGGATGGTGGCCATCCTTCAGGATGCACTTGACAAGCGTGAGCAGGTTACTTCACTTATGGCTGAGAGGTAAGCTGTTATTCAGCATTACTTAGAGAGCAATGAGGATTTGGGGGGTGTTGATACAAGCCATTCCATTTCACAATGTGGAAACTGATGTTTTCAGGTTTCACTTAATGACTGCCAAGAGTCAAAGCATGGAAGATTTAAAAGAACAAATGGAGCTCAAGAGGCTGTATGCAAACTGTGACCAggtctcagttttttgtttttttttcatgataaGTGTTTGGATAATATGTGtaataaaaacaatcaaaactTTGTATCAGTTAGTTCAAACAAAATGTGTGCTAACCAATACTCTGCACTGCTCTTCGTTACAGGATCTGGACTTTGCATCTCAGCTGGTCAAGCGGTGTCATGTGTCTACCGAGGTTCTCCTGGAGGCCCTACGTCTCCTTCTCCCAACCCTGCCTGAAAGTGAACTCCTTTCAATCAGTGATGCCCTGTGCCCCAAGCAGCACCCTCCCTCAGGGTCTGCAGAACAGGAACACCCAGGGTGAGAACCAGGTTCTGAGTTTCTATCCTTTTATAAGAATCTGGAGGTTCATACGTCATCTGTCAACAGTGTTCAGTGCGTTTGACTTATGAGAGTGAATCTTATTATagtgtgccccagggcagctgtggctacaatgtagcttgccatcaccagtgtgtgaatgtgtgtgtgaatgggtggatgactgaatgtgtaaagtgctttggggtccttagggactagttaagcgctatacaaatacaggccatttaccattatagTGTAACAGTAAATAGAGTTCTGTCAAAGAGATAATCAACTTGTTTTTCCTGAAGGAACATCTGAACAGAATAACATAACCACTACAGTTTACTAGGGAAAAGGGAAGTAATGTAAATGATCAGGTAGAAATGGTTGACAACAAAATTGCAATTTTTAATGAGTGAAATTAATACATATGCTAACAACACAGCCAAACGCAGCAGAAAACACAATGAAAGAACTTCTGTGTTTTCACTGATTTTGGAAATGGTGTCTTTCCAGCCGTAAAGATTTATTCATTACTTTATACGATTTCACCCACTTGTTGCAGTTCTGTGCCATGGGTATACTGAATCAGGGCATGCTACACTTAACCGTTATCAGGCACTGTACACAGCAATCACTACACACAGCTGGACTTGGTCAAACGTGGTCAGGCTTTGTAGGATACCTATAATGAGTACATCCTAAGAGCCTGGGGGCTCTCTTAAGCAGGTGAGTAAATTACAGACAGAATCAGTCTGATTCACACATGAGGCTGGGACACTGGTTCAGTCCAGCACAAGAGCCAGTGGAGGAGATGACTCACAAGAAAGCAACAGGATGTCAAGTGCAGGCACCAATCTTGATTGAGCAATAAAACGTATACATTCTTTATTAGGGCCATAACATTAGGCAGTGAAATTCTTTGAGGAAATTTAAATTTGACATATTGGAGGATAATGCTATTAGTTTGACTCTTGGCTTACTCTATTCTAGCTGTGCAGTGTTTAATGTGTGTCATGCTCTTTTactgaaactctaaagattGTTTGTTCCTTGTTTAGCTCAGTGATTACTTCATTTAATGAAGTTAAATGAAGTTAGATGAAATTACTTCTCATCATTTAAAATCCTCAGTTTTAAGTTGTAAGTTGCTAATGTATGTAACCTAACATGCAACAACAAGTTGGTCACCCAACAACAAGTTGGTCTAGTCTTGCTAAGGAAATGataatcttttgtttttctttttttctttctgcaagTACATAGCCAGTCTCAATAGTTCAAGTTctgttttttaagaaaatatatttaaagtcaCTTATTTGAGAAGAAACAAAACTCTGTGTTTTCCCAGCAGCCAGTTGAAACACAACCATCTCTGCCTATTGTCTTAAATGTACATAACAAAAGCTGTTTTCCCTGAGCCAAGATGGAGAGATAAATGATTTTACTCATCATTTAATTTCCCCTCTTGTCCTGGTGCACTGGAACAGTTTTGTCTGCACCCCGCTGAGTCTGGATTATTTTACTGATGAATGATGCCTCATGCTTTGGATCTGAGCTTCTGGCCAAAGGACAAGGGAGTGAAAAGTTTGGAACAATATGCAAgacatgtgtttttcttttcattagttcttttgtttctgctttttgtttggAGAATGGAGTTCACCAATTCTTAACagctgttttagttttattcaaAAGAGAATTCATTTATATAGTATTGTTTAATTTTAACAGTGactattatattcatttttagctccctattttttttgctgGACTGTGCTACAGTAGCTTTGCGTGAtttacagttcaaaataattctTACTGCCCCTCCGTCTGAAAGAAGCCCTTTCAGCTCTTCTCCCTTTAAGACCATCATCCCAAGAAGCCAGCACTCTTTccattggctgcccctcataaaCACGGCAGATAGGCGGGGCTTGTGTGCTCCAAGCCAAAGCTGTGTTCCTGAGAGCCATATTAGAAATATATGCTCACACTAACATCAGAGTACCAAAAATTATCTGAAGTCTGATCTTTTGACTCATATTTAAACATcatttatacacacatataGTCAGTGAATTCCTGTGTTGAAGATCTGGTAGTTATGTCTGCTGTTGTGAGGACAAATATCTCCCTTGATTTGTCAGTGTCCTTTGCTAATTTGGAAACTAATATAAGGCAATCAAGTTGCTCCAAAGTGGTCAGGCTTTAAATTTCCCTCTATCCAATAGTACAGTTTGCTTTAATacactgcaaaaaagaaaatgttgacaAAACTTGAAATATTGAGGCAGCTTGGTTCAACggctgttttgagttttggcAACTTGAAAATCACCTTATTCATCATAATATACCTACAGTGTAGGAGAATTATTTTAGACACATGGATTTTACACAGCATACTGTATTAAATCCATAGGTAGGTGTTCAGAGGTTCTGTCCATATCATCTGCTCGCTGCATAGCTAATGTAACACAAATAGTCCCCCCATTACAAAACCCTGTTGATGACTCATTTGCATTTTGACAGATATTGTCCATGAAGTGTCACAAGTACAGAGAAACCAGAAGACTTGCACTGTTTACTGTCAAAATAAAGACTGGCTACCTAAGACCGACTCTGTTTTTAAGGCAATCTTAAAAATATAGTAATTCTCCTAAAGGTTTTTTCAGTTAGACTTATCTGGATTTAATAATTAAACTGCCCAGCTTAACATGTTGTACCATTCTACGAAGgagataaaatatttaatatttatttataagttGTTATATATGTTGGACTCATCTAGTGTAAGTGGGATGAACCTGCTGGATAGTCGCCACAACACTAGGGAGAGCCCCCACCTTATGGTGGGTCCTTTCTCTCCTCCCTCCAACAGGGACCTAAAGGGGTCGAATGACCCTGAGTATATGGAGGCTCtattgtttttgtgtatttgttttagtttgGTGTTAACAATGGGGGCACAATGTTTTACCTCAGTGACATTTGGAACACACACTCAAGGCTCTATCTGGTGTTATAATAAAGCCCAATGTTAAAGGTACTCTCACTTAATGTAAATGGGCTCCAAAGCCCAGCAAAGCAGGGGAAAATTCTTAGTAAACTTAAAAGAGAGGATATTGATGTGGCATTTCTACAAGAGACTCACTTGGTGGGCCTTGAGCACGAGAAACTTAAGAGACAAGGTTTCAAGCAAGCTTATTATTCTTCAAATGGTTTAAGACATACGAGAGGGGTGATCATTTTAATATCAGGGAGGGTTATCTTTGAACATTTTGCTACAATTAGGGATAGAGAAGGCAGATTTATCATGGTACAGGGCAAATTGGATGGGGAATTGACTACGTTGTATAATGTTTATATTCCCCCTGGTTCCACATTTGATTTTTATAAGCAAGTATTCGAGAAAGTAGTGACAGAGGCACAGGGTCTACTCGTCTGTGGAGGAGACCTTAATATCACTCTAAAACCACATCTGGACGCATCGGGGACGAGAATATCTCAATCACAAAAATTAACTAGAAAACTGAATTTTCTGATAGAGGAGATGGGATTGGTGGATATTTGGAGGCATTTTAACTCAACAGTAAGGAATTATACTTACTACTCATCTCCACATAAAACCTATTCGAGAATTgactacttcctcagttttgGTACCGATATGAATAGAATACAGGAGTGTCACATTGGGTCAATGGACGTTTCTGACCACTGCCCTCTATACTTATCCTTAAATCTTACTCAAAGGAGAAAAATAACCAACTGGAAATTAAACTCTAGTATACTGAATGAATCGACATGTGAACAGTTGACAAAAGATATTGCTGAATACCTGGAATTCAATGATAAAGATGAGTTACCCCCACCGATATTGTGGGATGCGTGCAAAGCAGTGATGAGAGGAAAAGTTATTGCTATAACCTCTAATATTAAAAAATTCAAAGTTGCAAGACTCCAGAAGTTGCAGTCGGAACTATTACAATTAGAGGCCACACATAAAAACACTATTGATACTAAGACAAAATTAGAAATGGCAAAGAAGAGAAATCTAATAGATGAGATATATACTCAAGATGTACAAAAGAAACTAATGCTGACTAAACAAAGATATTATGAGGGGGGAGCTAAATATATGAAACAATTGGCATATAGATTAAGGAAGCAACAAGCAGACAGAACAATATACAGGATAAGGGATCCGGAAACCAAAAGGGAAATGCAGGGTATAGAGGAAATTAAGTATTGCTTTAAGAGATATTACgaaaaattatatttacaacCACCCACAAACAATGACGATCAAATGGAGAGTATGTTAGACAGGTTACACCTCCCTAAACTTACAGCAGAAGATAATAATTCGTTAGTGAAGCAAATTACAAGGGAAGAACTTCACTTGGCAATTACTAAACTCAAGGCAAACAAATCCCCAGGTACAGATGGTTTTACTGCGGAGTGGTACACGAAATTAAGGGAACCTTTGACACCGGTCCTACTTAAAACATTTAATTGGGTCTTAATGAAGGGAGAAGCACCCCCCTCGTGGAAACAAGCCATAATTTCTATTATACCTAAAGATGGTAAAGATAAATTAGAATGCTCCAATTATAGGCCAATAAGTGTATTAAATGTAGATTACAAACTGTTTACGTCAATCATAGCACGGAGACTTGAAGGGATCATCCCAAGGATAATAAATCTAGATCAAACTGGATTTGTTAGGTCGCGTCAAACCCATGACAGTGTTAAGAGAACTCTGCAAATTATTAGAcacattaatttaaataaaatatcagcTATATTACTGAGTCTAGATGCTGAAAAAGCTTTTGACTCTGTGAGATGGGAATTTTTATTCCAAGTAATGCATAGATTTGGGTTTAATGGGTCCGTCACTTCAATATTGAGGTCTTTGTATAATAGTCCAACTGCAAAAATAAAGATTAATGGTGAACTTTCAGATGCTTTTAAGCTCGAAAGGTCCACAAGACAGGGATGCCCACTGAGTCCACTCTTATTTGCCATTTTTATAGAGCCATTGGCTCAAGGGATTAggcaaaatgataaaataaaagggATTAAAATTGCTGGAAGTGAGCACAAATTGGCCATGTTCGCAGATGATGTTTTGGTTTACTTATCACAACCTACTGAATCTTTTATGGAACTTATGTCAGTGTTAAAGGAGTATGGGTCCTACTCGGGATATAAATTGAa
This genomic interval from Oreochromis niloticus isolate F11D_XX linkage group LG5, O_niloticus_UMD_NMBU, whole genome shotgun sequence contains the following:
- the LOC100704947 gene encoding limbin isoform X2, whose amino-acid sequence is MLRVHFTVERVAICIYILNIEVSCFSPAFLYSRCCPDVTRRTGVLEDTSGNQSCYNGTALNTSWHTTSSFPEKHRILASMDSIQHDPGGKSADPLLRKDGTVEIGEAKAFFGRGPLASSAPAGPWGHSFYSSFPYVSNGLHLRNSRSTLTRYNLGHSLPQVQSVVPPAAFGVKFHKCAQVKLDTDPPQLTFFLLVRNVGPVGGTNLSQVAIRDSISGLVPLKSEGRVVERGYQTFAIDSLLAGSQAVLNYTAHVRSQKSEVLDLPAFLTFSNASQNDVSMFGPLTANLTLRMNSTDRRNRSDSDPEFADSNLSETVKDEATFEDKIVDTMVLEDPQNMYRALENLEVSSLLHATNNLEAVRIQIYKDVMSSLLARLQSQGQASAQAQERLLSVLHGQLLGMEGRLKEERGARMVALAGQCNLETREEMEAEHCREAAEKAQAELLCQHADQQELLQCSVLLEKLHKLSQGQLQRILLVRHEEASAKLQRQIIEWRRVELHKIFSEELEEATRMGELEKSTAKNLQHEYFTCQDQLEEVLDVVLANLRYVLAERSAQRKFLVHSLHSLNSLISDTFSSTSSNLDSWFTYIRGGSKLPAEQIDQLQEKAQKELVMLRQRLDEALKQERRAMHCGLIKKRRELISDMVRVHKQRQKDLSNMCKGLEGGIEVGQHLHCWQNLLTAHSLELAELINNLDEEAAADIRKVTMRVIQGAIADIKAIQPSAAQAVLALLPPGEQDFLLQMEPGQGSGQGASALLVGQERLHQEGKAALRILSSTREALKEAMEKELQEQKALRTRCKEFFRCLCLSQLTLSEDDRLKMKLEFQKCLSVIDRCLVMPHAVARTKLLCALAAWRKESEKQMMNTQSKGKTSEARQKADTSDLRLFQKKLKDRIQLYEREKEMESSIMSKVLEEMKYEREDDLHSQADSLAVQMAVIHYQKAERRSKVLETCRAMLTLHSLLVQQLKERKHLERQDMAQSIQSHCLGLEEAEQQLQEERTELDSLQMSQPALKSSKTHQEDSGVGDENREQETVFQLQTDCRMVAILQDALDKREQVTSLMAERFHLMTAKSQSMEDLKEQMELKRLYANCDQDLDFASQLVKRCHVSTEVLLEALRLLLPTLPESELLSISDALCPKQHPPSGSAEQEHPGCAEEMNRVLPVKLREDVVHKNMLNIPSCGVDKEGFQEKRQSLMEKLLPRSGLVLQGDTAPLLTKEKGKKNSCSKAQQPLYKSGLPVKEQQSDSGREEVVDTVKEAEEHATSASACCAPGSPATGERLFVFRDPPESCDSVDVPKRKRKRNFLNLKKGSVAPTNLP